GGCCGCAGCCCAGAAAGACGACAAGAAGCCGACAGAAGCCAAGAAAAGTCTGAATGATACTCCTCCCGACCAACCCTACAACCGGGATGTCGACAGGCACAAAAAGTTTCTGGAAATCGCCAAGAAGGGGAATGTCGATGTCCTGTTCATCGGCGATTCCATTACGCAGGGCTGGGAAGGCAATGGCAAAGAAGTCTGGAAAAAATACTTCGAACCGATGAAAGCGGCGAATTTCGGCATCGGCGGCGATCGTACTCAGCACGTTCTCTGGCGGATTACCGAAGGCAAAGAACTGGAAGGGATCAATCCCAAGGTGGCTGTGATGATGATCGGCACGAACAACACGGGGAACAATACCGCCGAAGACATTGCGAAGGGGGTCGGGGCGATTCTCAAAGAATTCAAGAAGCAGAAACCGGAGATGAAGGTGCTGCTTCTCGCCGTCTTCCCACGCGGCAGTGCGGCCAAGGAAGACAAAGTTTCTCCGAAAGAAAAGCTGAACAAGAAGATTCCGCAAATTAACGAACTGATCAAGAAGTACGCCGACGATAAAACTGTTTTCTACAAGGACATCGGCGACAAATTCCTGAACGCCGAAGGGGGCTTGCCTAGGGAAATCATGCCCGATCTGTTGCACCTCTCGCCCAAGGGATATGAAATCTGGGCGGAGGCGATTAAGCCGGATGTTCAGAAATTGATGAAATAACGAGATGGAAAATGAGAAGGGGTCCCGAATGGGACCCCTTCTCGGTCTTACTTCAGCACTTCCAGTTTTATGTCTTTGAAGCGCACTTCCATTTTGCCGCCCGAATGAATCTGCAGACCGAAGATACCCTTCTTAGAAACCTTATCGTCCTCCAGATCCACGCATAAGTGGCCGTTGATCCAGGTCTTGATCTTGCTCCCTTTGGCTTCGACGATGTATTCGTTCCAGTCATCGACTTTCACGAATTTCTCGCCGCCTTCTTTCCAGATCAGCCCGCGGGCGCTTTCCTCATAAAGCTTGCCCCACCACCCAGCACCAACATCGGCTTGGGGGCCGCGCATTTCGCCGTCGGGCAAGAGTTCACTTCGGAACTGGATGCCACTATTTTCCTTGTTCGGCGTCAGCTTCACTTTGACGCTCAATCGGAAATCGTCGCAGACCATCTGGCTAGTCAGGAAGTTATTCCTCTTCAATCCCTCCGTGCTGCCCACGATCTCGCCATTTTCCACCCGCCACAGTTTCGAGTCACCTTCCCAGTTGGTCAGGTCCTTGCCGTTGAAGAAATCCTTGGCGTTCTCCACGGTGGCCAGCATCTTCGTCTGCGAGGGATTCTGCAAATAGCTGATTAACGATCGAACTTCGGTTTCTGTCAACGGTTTCAACAGATCTTCCGGCATCATCGAAGTGGCGCTCGTCTTGCGATTGTCGATCTCATCGACGGGAATCGTCAGAATTTCATTGGCCGTCTGTACAGTCAGAGCGGTCTTGGTTTCGGCCTTGATAATCCCCGTCACCGATCGGCCGCTACTGAGATTGATCACGGAAGCGGCGTATTCCTTGGGAATGACCGCGCTCGGATCGAGAATATTCTCCAACAGATAGTTCAAATCGCGACGGTTGGCCCCGGTGATATCCGGCCCAACCTTGCCTCCCAACCCGTAGAGTGTGTGACATTGAGCGCAAACTTTGCTAAACACAGCCCGACCCAGTGGCAGATCGACCGGACCCGTGGTTCCGATCAGTTTGTCGCGGAGTAACTTGATCGCGCGGAGTCTCTCTGCCGGAGAGGTGCGAACGATTCCCCAGACCTCAGCGATTTTCTTTTCGATTTCCGGAGAGTTCAAATTCCGGAGATTTCGCACGACTTCCGCCGGAACATCATTGGCGGGGAGGGTCTTAGTCTCGATGGCTCCCAGCAGGGCCAGGGCATAGGAACCGCGCGAAGCGAGCGTATTCACCGCATCCCGCTTCGAAGCTGAGGGCAGCCCCGGATAAACTTTGAGTAAAACGGCAGGAGTCTTGGCATCATCGAACGAAGCCAGGCCGCGAATTGCCGCCGCGCCGATCTGCGAATCGGTCACCATTTCCTGAAGAACCGGCGGCAGATTTTTATCGCGAACGGCTAGTAGAGTGTCCATTGCTTCCAAGCGTCTTCGGACCAAATCACGCGGATTCCCCACGATCTCGCGCAGCCGTCCGAAGGCCGAGGCATCACCAAACTGAACATCCAGCGCAAATCGCACATCGGCCAACGCGCGACTGTCGCTCTTACTTAATTTTTTGGAAAGCTCCGCCCAGTTGCTTGGCGGCGTCACCTGTCGCCGTCCTTTCAATCCTTCCTGGACTGCACGCAACAGCGTGATCTGCAATTCGGGCTTATCGGCCTTGGCGATCTCGGCGGTCACCACTTCGAGTGCTTCAGGTGTAGCCATCGAAGAGATTCGGCGAATCATGAACTGCTGCAGAAGCGGGATTTTCCCGGCCATAACCAGTTCGAGAGCATTGGCGGGTCCCAGATCGGCCAACGGTTCGATTCCATACCAGATCAACAGGGGCAGATTGGCATCGACAGCGTTTTCGGGGGCACTCAGCAATGTCTTCGCCAGCGGCCAGCGGTCTTTTAGGGCTATTCGCTGCAGGGCGGAGGCGAGCGCCAGTCGTTCGACCGGAGAAGTGGACGCTGTGGTGGCGTAGCTCTCCAACGCGGACAGAACGGGCGGTAATACCTGTTTGTTTTCCACCGCCAACCGCACGGCCCAGGCCCGAACGTGCGGCGAAGGATCCTTCAGCAATTGGGCCGTGTCGAGGTGATGCCCGATTCGATCCAGAGCCCAGATGCTATGCAGCCGTAAAACTTCATCCTTCGCGGTTGTGGCATTATTTTTCAATGCTTCGAGCGCGGTTGTTGAGAGCGGCTGAGTTAAAGAACGTTCCTGAAGAATTCGGCTCGCATGCCGGGTATACCAGACGTTCGGCGAAGCCAGTAACCTGACCAATTCCTCATCACTCAGTCTCTGCAGATCCAGATTAGTAACCGGTTTGGTTCCTTCGTAGCTGATCTTGTAGATGCGGCCGTTACTGCGGTCCCAGATTTCCGGCGACTGGTTATGGCAGGTCTGACGGTCATACCAGTCGATGAGGTAGGCGTTGCCATCCGGGCCGCTGAGAATGTTTACGAACATCGCATAGGTATCGTTGGCAAACAGGAAATCGGGAGCCCGATCGGCGATGTATCCCGAACCTTTGGGAATGAGTTGATCGATATTCAGCCGATGTCCGTGCAGGTTGCCCATGAACATCTTACCTTCATATTCCTTGGGCCAGAGTCCCCCCTGATAGATCATCGCTCCCGCGTGGGCATGGCCGCCGCCTGCGCTGTCGCTGCTGGCCCGGTCATTGTTATTCCACTGGTTGCCCACCCAGTGACGGTGCACGGCAATCGTCGGAATATCGGCATAGGTGTAGGGGTTAAAATGCTGGCCGGCCTGGCGGAAAAAGCGGCCGCCTTGAATCAGGTGCCAGTTATGCGGAATCACGCAGGCTTCGCAGAAGAATTCGCCGTATTTGTCGAAGTCCAGGCCCCAGGGATTCGAGGTTCCTTCGGCAAAGACTTCAAAGATTTTCTTGGTCGGGTGAAAACGCCAGATCCCGGCATTGAGCGGGACGCGATCTTTCTCTGGAGTCCCCGGCTTGCCGACTCGGCTGTGCGTGAAGACGCCATGACAGCCGTACAGCCAGCCATCTGGCCCCCAGACGAAAGTATTCAAGGTCTCGTGAGTATCCTCGTAGCCCCAGCCGTCCAGCAGAACCTGCGGTGGACCGGCCGGTTTGTCTTCGCCCGGCTTGATCGGGATGTAGAGCATTTGCGGGGCGGCGCCAATATAGAGGCCGCCAAAACCGTAGGCGATGCCGCTCACCAGATTCAGACCTTCTATGAACACGGTCCGTTTGTCGAACTTACCGGTACCAGTAGTGTCTTCAAAAATCACAACCCGATCTTTGCCTTTTCCTTCCGGCTGACGTTGCGGATAAGAGTAAGCCTCCACCACCCAGAGTCGGCCGCGATCGTCGAAGCAGAAAGCAATCGGCTGCTTGACATCCGGTTCGCCCGCGAACAATGACACGGAAAATCCCTTGGGAACGGTCATCGCTTTCGCGGCCGCTTCGGGGGCCAGGCCTGCATACTTGTAGATATCGCTCGGTAGCAATTTCGAAGACTTGGCCGGTAGTTTCGGTTCTTCGGTATGAAACCGAAAATCGTCGAAATTGATGTGCCCCCAGCCGCCAGAATCGCGATCGACCAAGCGGATGAAGATCTCTTTGTCCTTCAACGGTCGAAGGTCGACGGCCACCCGTCGCATATTTTCGGTTTCTGTGCCACTCGCTCGGAAAAAGACGATCTTGTTATCGGCCTGGACGATTTCCACGCAGGTGTTGTCTGAAGAGCCGCCACCCACCAGGAAGCTGGCCCAGGGGTGGGTGACCTTGAATGGGACACTGGTTAAGGTTCCCTGTACCGTATCGAGATACTTCTCATAGGTGCCGATCCAGAATTTGCCCTGATGCTCGCTCTTCATATCGGGCCGACGGGCGGCCACAGTATCGCCTTGAATTGGCTGGCCCTTAAAGGCCTCGCCGGTGGCCGTCCAATCTTTCAGGGTGCCGGTTTCGAAATCGAGATTCAAGGGTTTGCCGTCTTTACCCAGCGGCAGAACCCCCTCCGGTGGTTCCGCGGCCAGAGCGGGCGAAACCAAAAGCAGACAACAGATGAAAATTCGGAACATGGAGAGTCTTCTCTTGGCGAGGAAAATTCTGGCAGGAGATTGATATTGAAGTTTATCTGGCGATTGAAGGCAATAGAAAACTACCGGCTCTAGGAGGCGAACGAAGAAAATTTTCAGCGGTGGCTGATCTCGGGCACGGTCAGAAAGCCCCAGCTCAGGGCCTGATCCTGCGTGTAATTTTTGTTCAAGGTCATCGCCGTGACCATCTTGGCCATTTCGTAACCCAGATAAAAACTGTGCGATGCATCGAGTTTGGAATCTAACTTCATCATATCTTCGAAGATATCGAAGGGGTCTTTGCCGCGAAGATGCATTTTGCCATTGATCACGTGAATCTCGCCTGCTTCCACAAATAGCCGGTAATTACTATCGGTAATCCGCTCAGCCAGATCGCGTAACCCCTCTTCCCCTAAATGATGCACTTTGGGATCGCGCAGCATCACCAATTGGTTTTCAATCCGTTTGGGCACGGTTTTATTCTTCACGGCATAGTGCATCAATCGTCGGGCGATATCGAATTCCTTGACGCTGCTTCGCGACCAATTGATCACTTCCGTCGTTAATACACTTCGGATTCCCAGCTCCTGGCAGAACCCGGCGAGCATCACGTTCAGACCGGCCGAATCGACGTCAGTTAACTCGGTGAGGTTGCCGATGCCCATCAGAATCTCGGCTTCGGGGTAACGCTGCCGCACCTGCAAGTACCGGCCGAGCGATTCGGCAAATCCCATCCCGATTGGTTCCAAAATGGGATCGATGCGAAATCGCTGATTCCATTTGTGCAACTTCTCGACCAAGGGGTATAGCGTAGGCAGATCTTTCGGGGAATCGGGAAGCACGACTACTTCGAACGCGCCGAAGCGATCCTGCCAATCCCGAACCTTGTTCAAATTGCTGCTGTTAACGCTGAGAATGCACTCTGCACCCGCAGCGAGTCCCATCGCCACCTCGTCCGGATTGAACGAATCGATGCTGACCCGGAAGCCTTCCTCACGCAGCGCCTGCACAGCGATTTCCAGTTCCATCCAAGTACTGCCGGGGTCGCAGCCTACGTCGATGAGATCGGCCCCCGAATCGCGATACTGCCGGGCGAGCTGCAAAATCTTCTCCAGCGGCAATCGAGAGGCATGATTAATTTCCGCTAAAATTTCTATGTCGTACACGCCGTAGTTTTCGCGAGGCGGTTTTCCCAGTCCGAAATGTTCGGGCAAATCGCGCAGATCCTTCGGACCTCGTTCGGTCGGTTGCGGCCAGGGAAAATTCATTTCTCCCGTGCATAGCCCCGGAAGAATCACCTGGTCGATACGCTCTGGAATTTTCAGGTGCGAGGAAATCCAGGGAGTAGTGAGTAGGGCGGCGACTGTGATGGGCAGGACGGCGACTTCCGCTTCAATCTTCGCCCGGGGCACCAGATCGGCCAGCACCTGCCGAAGGGCGGGCTCGGCCAGTTTTCCGGTGACGAAGAGATAACGGCTCACTTATAGGTCTCAGTTTCGAATTTTTGCCAGGCTCGCGACCAAAAGCATCGACTGAGGATTAGCATAATCGCGATATTCAAGAGTGGCGCGAGGAGCATAAGGGGGTTTGACAGAAATGACTGCTGGCCGTAGTAGTTGTAATAATTTTCTCCTTGGGTCTGAAATGACAGCCGATCCCAGGTAAGTATGGGAGAGGAGGCCACAAGAATTTCATTAGCGACTGGTTTATCGATGATTCCAAACACTAATTGATTTTGTTGTCGATTGAACTCCCAGGGTCTGGAAGGGTTAAAAGTGGTATCCAACTCCCAGGCTTGTCGAATTGTGTAAGTCAGGAGATAATTTCCTCCGAAACCCACCATCATAATCAAAAACCAGAACGCAGAGGCTCGCTGTACGCTTTTGCACCGAATCGAAAGCCATACTCCGACGCTGATGGCGACCGAACACCAGGCCCAGGCGAGAAGACAGAGGCCGGGTAAGGTCAGGTAGGAAATCCCGTAACAAAGCATAGCCACGAAGAGCAGGGAAAGATAGCCGCCGAATGTGCTTTTTCCCTGCGCTAAGCTCCCCCACCACTTGGCTTTCAAGATATCCTTGCGATCCGTGGGGATCATCACCAGATCGACCAGCGTTTCCTTCTGCCTTTCGCGTGCGATACTCGCGCAGGCCGCCATACCCGCGATCATCATGCCGAGAAACACAAATATCAAGCCGGCAATCTTGGTGATTGCGGGCGTGGAGTTGGAAATATCATTACTGAAACCGGTAATCAGTACCATTCCCAGGGTGACAACAATCGCGATCCACATCCAGGTCGGTATGAGCGAAAATTGCTTGATGAAGCGGTTCTGCGATCCGGTAAAGTGTTTTTCCTTCCAGTAAAGTCCATCTTCCCCTTCTTTAATGACTGGCGGATCGGCCCAGTGGCGATGCTCCGGATTGGCTCGCTTTCGCTCGACGACCTTGCGCGGTCGTTCGATGAAGGCAAGTTTCCTCAGTTTGCGAGTGCTATCCCAAATGCAAACGATCGCGATGGCGAGATTGCTCAGCAGAAAAACGAGCAGAAAATTCCAGAACTCGGGAGGTTGATCTACTAACAGGTACGGCTTTACGGTCAAAATTTGCATGAAAGCGAGCCCCGACGCCGGGGGCAGCAAAGACCACGTCTCGTCGAAGGCGAAAGCTCCCACGAATTGCAGTAACGGAATTAGCATGTGAAATGCCACGATCAGAGCGTAGGACCACAGCACGCTTCGCACGAGGGAGGTGCACCGCAGTGTCATGTACAGGCTGGCCGTCGCCACACTGAACATGGAAACCAGAGCAATGCCGAAAGCCGCGATCACCAGCGGGAAGTTCACGCCTCCCCACATTTGCAGAATTGAAATCACGGGAATGCAAACCAGCAGCACTGAAGCCAGTTGAATCAGCCGGGAACCGAGTTTGCCGACGATGATTTCCCAACTGCTGAGATCGGTTGAGAGTAGAAATTCCAATGTCTTGCGATCGCGCTCCTCCGCAATCGCCCCCGCTATATAAATGGGGGTCAGTAAAAAAATTAATCCGACTTCAAGGATCAGGAG
The genomic region above belongs to Telmatocola sphagniphila and contains:
- a CDS encoding platelet-activating factor acetylhydrolase IB subunit, with product MRCSLRGLFGSLLLAGLFASVYTTGTLFAQAAAQKDDKKPTEAKKSLNDTPPDQPYNRDVDRHKKFLEIAKKGNVDVLFIGDSITQGWEGNGKEVWKKYFEPMKAANFGIGGDRTQHVLWRITEGKELEGINPKVAVMMIGTNNTGNNTAEDIAKGVGAILKEFKKQKPEMKVLLLAVFPRGSAAKEDKVSPKEKLNKKIPQINELIKKYADDKTVFYKDIGDKFLNAEGGLPREIMPDLLHLSPKGYEIWAEAIKPDVQKLMK
- a CDS encoding PVC-type heme-binding CxxCH protein gives rise to the protein MFRIFICCLLLVSPALAAEPPEGVLPLGKDGKPLNLDFETGTLKDWTATGEAFKGQPIQGDTVAARRPDMKSEHQGKFWIGTYEKYLDTVQGTLTSVPFKVTHPWASFLVGGGSSDNTCVEIVQADNKIVFFRASGTETENMRRVAVDLRPLKDKEIFIRLVDRDSGGWGHINFDDFRFHTEEPKLPAKSSKLLPSDIYKYAGLAPEAAAKAMTVPKGFSVSLFAGEPDVKQPIAFCFDDRGRLWVVEAYSYPQRQPEGKGKDRVVIFEDTTGTGKFDKRTVFIEGLNLVSGIAYGFGGLYIGAAPQMLYIPIKPGEDKPAGPPQVLLDGWGYEDTHETLNTFVWGPDGWLYGCHGVFTHSRVGKPGTPEKDRVPLNAGIWRFHPTKKIFEVFAEGTSNPWGLDFDKYGEFFCEACVIPHNWHLIQGGRFFRQAGQHFNPYTYADIPTIAVHRHWVGNQWNNNDRASSDSAGGGHAHAGAMIYQGGLWPKEYEGKMFMGNLHGHRLNIDQLIPKGSGYIADRAPDFLFANDTYAMFVNILSGPDGNAYLIDWYDRQTCHNQSPEIWDRSNGRIYKISYEGTKPVTNLDLQRLSDEELVRLLASPNVWYTRHASRILQERSLTQPLSTTALEALKNNATTAKDEVLRLHSIWALDRIGHHLDTAQLLKDPSPHVRAWAVRLAVENKQVLPPVLSALESYATTASTSPVERLALASALQRIALKDRWPLAKTLLSAPENAVDANLPLLIWYGIEPLADLGPANALELVMAGKIPLLQQFMIRRISSMATPEALEVVTAEIAKADKPELQITLLRAVQEGLKGRRQVTPPSNWAELSKKLSKSDSRALADVRFALDVQFGDASAFGRLREIVGNPRDLVRRRLEAMDTLLAVRDKNLPPVLQEMVTDSQIGAAAIRGLASFDDAKTPAVLLKVYPGLPSASKRDAVNTLASRGSYALALLGAIETKTLPANDVPAEVVRNLRNLNSPEIEKKIAEVWGIVRTSPAERLRAIKLLRDKLIGTTGPVDLPLGRAVFSKVCAQCHTLYGLGGKVGPDITGANRRDLNYLLENILDPSAVIPKEYAASVINLSSGRSVTGIIKAETKTALTVQTANEILTIPVDEIDNRKTSATSMMPEDLLKPLTETEVRSLISYLQNPSQTKMLATVENAKDFFNGKDLTNWEGDSKLWRVENGEIVGSTEGLKRNNFLTSQMVCDDFRLSVKVKLTPNKENSGIQFRSELLPDGEMRGPQADVGAGWWGKLYEESARGLIWKEGGEKFVKVDDWNEYIVEAKGSKIKTWINGHLCVDLEDDKVSKKGIFGLQIHSGGKMEVRFKDIKLEVLK
- a CDS encoding DUF6513 domain-containing protein, with protein sequence MSRYLFVTGKLAEPALRQVLADLVPRAKIEAEVAVLPITVAALLTTPWISSHLKIPERIDQVILPGLCTGEMNFPWPQPTERGPKDLRDLPEHFGLGKPPRENYGVYDIEILAEINHASRLPLEKILQLARQYRDSGADLIDVGCDPGSTWMELEIAVQALREEGFRVSIDSFNPDEVAMGLAAGAECILSVNSSNLNKVRDWQDRFGAFEVVVLPDSPKDLPTLYPLVEKLHKWNQRFRIDPILEPIGMGFAESLGRYLQVRQRYPEAEILMGIGNLTELTDVDSAGLNVMLAGFCQELGIRSVLTTEVINWSRSSVKEFDIARRLMHYAVKNKTVPKRIENQLVMLRDPKVHHLGEEGLRDLAERITDSNYRLFVEAGEIHVINGKMHLRGKDPFDIFEDMMKLDSKLDASHSFYLGYEMAKMVTAMTLNKNYTQDQALSWGFLTVPEISHR
- a CDS encoding ABC transporter permease subunit, encoding MKRHWIGPILGWEIVRLGRRGNITLLRTIVAIIILLALYVYYIVEYPSAAAFQFWIQQQQIISGKMLQPLNEFRFATKILESISRKFNEYLLILEVGLIFLLTPIYIAGAIAEERDRKTLEFLLSTDLSSWEIIVGKLGSRLIQLASVLLVCIPVISILQMWGGVNFPLVIAAFGIALVSMFSVATASLYMTLRCTSLVRSVLWSYALIVAFHMLIPLLQFVGAFAFDETWSLLPPASGLAFMQILTVKPYLLVDQPPEFWNFLLVFLLSNLAIAIVCIWDSTRKLRKLAFIERPRKVVERKRANPEHRHWADPPVIKEGEDGLYWKEKHFTGSQNRFIKQFSLIPTWMWIAIVVTLGMVLITGFSNDISNSTPAITKIAGLIFVFLGMMIAGMAACASIARERQKETLVDLVMIPTDRKDILKAKWWGSLAQGKSTFGGYLSLLFVAMLCYGISYLTLPGLCLLAWAWCSVAISVGVWLSIRCKSVQRASAFWFLIMMVGFGGNYLLTYTIRQAWELDTTFNPSRPWEFNRQQNQLVFGIIDKPVANEILVASSPILTWDRLSFQTQGENYYNYYGQQSFLSNPLMLLAPLLNIAIMLILSRCFWSRAWQKFETETYK